The following DNA comes from Methanosarcina vacuolata Z-761.
CTGATGAAATGTACTGGTCTGATGAGATGTGCCTTATCTTTGGGTGCGCTCCCCAAAAGCTGTTTCATACATATCGTGAGCTCTTAAACTTTACACATCCCGAAGATCGAGGCTATGTGGATAATGCCATTAAAAGTGCTTTAGCTGGAAAGTCCTTTAGCATTGATCACAGGATTATCTCAGTTGATGGCGAAGAACGTATAGTCCACGCGCAGGGCAAAGTTGTTTTTGATAAGACAGAAAGTCCAATTCGACTGAGGGGAACAATTCAGGACATTACAGATCGCAAGAAAGCAGAGGAGAAGATCAGAATATTAGCGGATGCTGTGGAATCATCAAATGATGCTATTGTAACAGAGTATTTTGATGGTACTATTACAAGCTGGAATAAAACGGCAGAACATATTTACGGTTATTCTGCTGAAGAAATTCTGGGTGAAAATGTCTCAATACTGGAACCGGATAATCTAAAAGGGGAAATAAAAAAGATAATTGAAAAAGTAAAACATGGAGAAAAAGTCCATCATTACAGAACTTTACGGCTAAAAAAAGATGGCACAATGACAAATGTTTCAATAACTTATTCTCCCGTTTTTGACGCTTCTGGAAAGTTGATTGCTATCTCAGCTATTGCAAGAGATATTACTGAGCAAATCAATGCGGAAAGACTACTTGTAAAAGCTGAAGAAGCCAGAAAAAAAGAAATCCATCACAGAATTAAAAATAATCTGCAAGTGATCTCTTCTCTTCTTGACCTGCAGGCTGAAAAGTTCAGAAGCCGAAAATATGCTAAGGATGTGGAAGTTCTTAACGCTTTCAAAGAGAGTCAGGATAGAGTAATGTCAATCGCCCTTATCCACAAAGAGCTCCATGAAGGCAAAAGAACAGATACATTAAACTTCTCGGCATACCTTGAAAGGCTTGTTGAAAATCTGTTCCAGACTTATAGAGTTGGAAATATCAATACGAGCCTGAACGTCGAGCTGGAAGAAAACATTTTCTTTGATATGGATGTCGCTGTTCCACTTGGAATAATCATTAATGAACTTGTTTCAAATTCCCTGAAGTACGCATTTTTAGGCAGAGATAATGGGAAAATTCAAATCAAACTTCGCAAAGAAAACTCTGTAAAGCACGCAGATGAAAAGCAGGGAAGAACAAAAGAAAATTATAACGTCACTGATTTTACTTTAATAGTCTCGGATAACGGGACTGGTATTTCTGAGGAGTTTAATATAGAAGATTCCAGATCTCTTGGCTTACAGTTAGTGGAAGTCCTGGTAGACCAGTTAGGGGGCAAAATTGAACTCAAAAGAGGTTCTGGGACTGAATTTGTTATAAGGTTCAAGGTGCCAGTGCAAAATTGAAAAAAATAGTAAAATCGAATTCTCATACAATGATCAGTTGACGAGAATTCATATACTGTTTGTTCGCTATGCTATTGCATGTAAACATCAGAGGCAAGTAATATATAATTAACTTGGATTAAATTTCAATCGTATAGATATATCAGTTGAGATTGAATTTTTTAATGAGATTTATTATTTTAACCTCAAATAATCGAAGCAGTTAATTGCACGCCGACCATCAAAGTGTCAAAGAAAAAGTATTTTGTAGATCGGCAGCCCCGGATTTTTGTGGAGCCGATAGAATAGCGGCAATATCGTCAGCACTGCAACAAGGCTATATTATACAGGCATACACAACCTATCTGCCCTTCATCCGGACCACCTGCAAGAGAAGAAGGAATTACGGAGAATATCATGTCCGTTTGCTATATGTCTCCTTAGTTCTGGCTGTATTTAAGTTCTGGTTGTCGCTGATGCTTCCTTCTTAAACATACATGATATTCTTCGAATAAATGTGTCGTACTTGTAAACTGAACTTCGAGAGGAGATACACAAGATGTTATATCAGCATCAAAAGTTGCTGTCGGTTTTCGGGTTAGTCTACAAGGTTGCATAAATAGATATCATTATCATCCGCACTATCAACATAGTTCTTGTCTATTCCCCATACAACAATATTATCGTATATTTCTGGCGTCGTATAAACGTCTTCAGGATACTTATATACCAGTGTACTTTTTCCTGTTGATATGTTATACACATATACTCCAGGTTTGCCTTCATAATCATCAACGCATTTATTGTATACAATTTTCTCATCCTGTATGTCAATGTGCGTCCCTGTACTGGCACCGTATTCATTCCCAGATGGATCGGTGTCAAGTTGATGTGTGACGTCTACGGTTTTCTTTGTTGAGATATCATACATCGCAATATATCCCTGGTGATTATATACGTCAGCCCAGATGACTTTATTACCCCATATACGTGGTATATTTGGATCTCCAGATGAAGTGACAGTTATTTTTTTCTTCGTTTTGAGATCATACATTCTGATAGCCATATCCGCGTTTGGATCTTCCGAATAAGAATAATAAACCACTTTTGTATCGTAGATATCGGGATTACTACCGCTTCCGATTTTAGTCTGTTTGGATTTAGATATATCCCTCAGATACACACTTTCATTTGCACTCCAGACAACTCTGTTGCCGTAAATAGCAGGTTTGCTATATTGGTCTACATTCCGTGTGATATAACTTTTTGTGGCTGTTGGTATATCGTACACGGCAAGTCTTGGTCTTCCACTGCTTTCATCACGCCACACTAATTTGTTGTCATAAATATCAGGACATGATGCTCCAGAAGAGCTAACCGTAGTGTCTGTTTTGTTGGTCAGATCGTATAGATGAATAACAACTCCATTTGTCCATACTACCTTGTTACCATAAACAGCAGGATCGTATCCAGTACCAATTTTCGTAACTTGAGCCGCTGAAGCTGCAGCTGAGATTAAAATCAAAAAAACAAAAATCAGGAATACTGAAGCTAAAGCTATTGAACATAGCCTCCCCTTATTTTTCATTTATTTTCCCCCAAATAGCTTTATTTTCAAAGTTAATGTACAGTTTGTAATTAAGATCTTTTCAGGTTATGTAATAATATCTGAATCATCTATTACTAAAGTCACATTAATCCAAACCTGGATTATTTACCCAGCCAATTATGTGATAAATCAGTAAAGAGACTAAGTAGATATTATATAATTTTACGAATAAAAGATTATCTAATCTTTATTGCATCAATTTTTTTATGAACTAATATGAGTTCAGACCTGAAAACTTCAGACCTGAAAATTTCAGACCTTACTGTTTTAAGTTCTCAGTTCCATTGGAACATAAGGTTTAACAGCAACATGAGTTAATGAACTATTTATGGGGGATAGGGAAAAAAATGTAGGGTTTGCTGCGGCTTTGAACATACTCTTCACATTCATAGAACTGATTGGAGGATTCTTAACAAACAGCCTGGCACTGATAGCTGATGCATTGCATGATTTTGCGGACAGTTTTGCGTTAATAATAGCCTGGTACGCGGAAATAAAAGCAAAAAAACCTGCAACAAGTAAAATGACTTTTGGATATCGAAGGTTATCTCTCTTATCTGCAACGTTTACTATTATTGTACTTGTAGCCGGATCGTTGTTTGTACTTACTCAGGCCGTCCCGCGTCTGATCAGTCCGGAACCTGTAAACGCCGAAGGAATGGTTTTAATTGCAGTCATTGGAATTACCATAAATGGCCTGGGATATTTTCGATTAAAGAAAGGGATAAGCCAGAGTGAGAAAGTATTATCCTGGCATCTTCTGGAAGACATTTTGGGATGGATAGTCCTGCTTATCGGGTCGATAATTATACGGTTCTGGGACAAACCAGTTATTGATCCTATAATGACAATCGGATTCACTGTTTTTGTATTATGGGGAGTTTCTAAAAACGCAAAAGAAATATTTAACCTTCTTCTAGAAGGAGTCCCGGAGTATATCGACATTGATGAGATTAAGAAATCTATCTTATCGGTTGAAGGAGTGAAGATGGTTCATGATCTCCATATATGGTCTCTGGAAGGAGAAACCGTTCTTTTAACAGCTCATGTAGTTGTGGAAGACAAATATTTACAAACACCGGATAAAATGAGGCAATCTATTAAAAGCAATTTAGAGGGACATCACATAGAGCATTCAACCCTTGAACTTGAAGGTGAAGGACTTTGTTCTGCAACAGAATGTCTTTTTGAATCGAAGAAATAATGCACAAAGGATGGTAGCAAAAAGGAATGAAATTACATAGAAGATCTAACAAATTTTTAAAAATTTAAACGAATTGTCAAGCTCAATTAGACC
Coding sequences within:
- a CDS encoding cation diffusion facilitator family transporter; the encoded protein is MGDREKNVGFAAALNILFTFIELIGGFLTNSLALIADALHDFADSFALIIAWYAEIKAKKPATSKMTFGYRRLSLLSATFTIIVLVAGSLFVLTQAVPRLISPEPVNAEGMVLIAVIGITINGLGYFRLKKGISQSEKVLSWHLLEDILGWIVLLIGSIIIRFWDKPVIDPIMTIGFTVFVLWGVSKNAKEIFNLLLEGVPEYIDIDEIKKSILSVEGVKMVHDLHIWSLEGETVLLTAHVVVEDKYLQTPDKMRQSIKSNLEGHHIEHSTLELEGEGLCSATECLFESKK